The Desulfurellaceae bacterium nucleotide sequence GCGCAACTGCAGCGCGGGCAAGCCTCCACATGGAGGGCATGGCCGCGGATATCGAGGTCGGCAAACGCCTCGCCGCCCGGGCTTTTGCCCTTCTGAAGGATCTCAACTGCTGCGGGGTGGGCTATTACCACGGCAGCTCGCTGCATGTGGACACCGGCCCGGCTCGGTATTGGGACGCAAGCTCGTCCAAGGTCAGAACCAATATCTCGGACCACAACAAACGCATCATGCTGCGGACGGATAAAGACATCTATCTGTCCGGCGAAACCGTCCAACTCCGCCTGGCCCGCATCACCGACTATCCGTTCGGCGTGGTCTCGGGCTTTGCCTTCGTGCGTGAGGGACACGTGGTCCGCAGATTTTCCTTGAACGGCGATTCCGGTGCCTGCCTGGCCGTCCGGGATCCCCGTGACAAAGTCCTGCGCTGGACTCTCCCAGAAGAGATGCGCGCCGACGAGCCGCTGCGTATCCGGCTCGACTTTTGTGACAAGCGGCTGCCGCACATGCCGGAGCGGGTCGAGTCGAATCCGATTGTTATTCGCTGAGCCATTCCTGTTGACACCTTCCGCGCCGGTAGCCTACCTTGTCAGCCGAAGGAGGGCTGCCAATGCCCGCTTTGGATTTGAAAGATACCGCTGCGGTGTGCGGGGTGGGCCACTCGGCCTATGGCCGGCGCCTGAACCGCAGTCAGATCGATCTGGCTGGCGAGGCGATTCGGAATGCCGTCGATGACGCCGGGCTGGAGCGCGACGATGTGGACGGCCTGATGGTCAGCTTTGGCACGCCGATCGGGGCCGACGCCGATACCCTGGCCTACGCCCTGGGCCTCAAGCTGCGGGCCTATAACCAGACCTGGGCGCACGGCCGGTTTACCGCCAGCTGCGTACAGTGGGCGGCGATGATGGTCGGCGCCGGTCTGGCCCAGACGGTGGCGTGTCTGGCGTCGATCAGTTTCTCGGGCTTTCGCCGGCCCATGATGGGCGGGGCTGGAGACGCAGAGGGCGGCCGCGAGGCGGGCGGCGGACACGGCGAAGACCCGGTCTTTGGCATGACCTCACCGGGGGCCGGGGCCGCGCTGGTGGCCCGCAAATACTTTGACCGCTTCGGGGCGACCAGCCAGGACCTGGCCGCAGTGGCGGTTGCCTTTCGCAAACACGCGTCGCTGAATCCGGCGGCCATGATGCGTAGCCCGATCACGGTTGAGGATCATCAGAACTCACGCTTTGTCTGCGAGCCCCTGCACCTGCTCGACTA carries:
- a CDS encoding YcbK family protein — protein: MARWSVVVIGVCLVSMGALGRAEEGQPPGRYFLSGDGLLELSNAKNGRSAKLRYRLPDGSYPQQVRRQIDRIFGLPASADDHISLRFIAFLDYFEDRFQRPIRIISGYRSPAYNAQLRKRGATAARASLHMEGMAADIEVGKRLAARAFALLKDLNCCGVGYYHGSSLHVDTGPARYWDASSSKVRTNISDHNKRIMLRTDKDIYLSGETVQLRLARITDYPFGVVSGFAFVREGHVVRRFSLNGDSGACLAVRDPRDKVLRWTLPEEMRADEPLRIRLDFCDKRLPHMPERVESNPIVIR
- a CDS encoding thiolase family protein, whose amino-acid sequence is MPALDLKDTAAVCGVGHSAYGRRLNRSQIDLAGEAIRNAVDDAGLERDDVDGLMVSFGTPIGADADTLAYALGLKLRAYNQTWAHGRFTASCVQWAAMMVGAGLAQTVACLASISFSGFRRPMMGGAGDAEGGREAGGGHGEDPVFGMTSPGAGAALVARKYFDRFGATSQDLAAVAVAFRKHASLNPAAMMRSPITVEDHQNSRFVCEPLHLLDYCLINDGAACVLVTSAERARDAKKPPVYISGMQGLPAGRHEFIWTYPGFGTSQQDVFDYQPGVQPVYDMAGVSPQDIDVLFTYDAFSILAWTALERFGFCGQGEAAAFSQDGRIEVGGALPMNTNGGLMSEGHIMGWNHQVELVRQLRGECGVRQVPNATLAQWANAYGDSLIYRR